A part of Rhodamnia argentea isolate NSW1041297 chromosome 8, ASM2092103v1, whole genome shotgun sequence genomic DNA contains:
- the LOC115755445 gene encoding transcription factor MYB96-like, whose protein sequence is MGRPPCCDQNGVKKGPWTPEEDIILVTYIQEHGPGNWRSIPTKTGLLRCSKSCRLRWTNYLRPGIKRGNFTDQEEKMIIHLQALLGNRWAAIASYLPQRTDNDIKNYWNTHLKKKLKKLEPSADEDPTPMSRGQWEKRLQTDIQLARQALCDALSPEKPFASSDLSEAKHKPFPGSSVSSKPIQTPMTNYPSSTDNIAKLLKGWTKDPAKQARRMLSADLSMTDSTSSGGGTSSNGTEVSDNAFESLIKLEPLDSSTSGFSKSLSPEIDRLQDESKLRFGGDDQEQLSLLFNWLFDEAGKEQLCDLPMADNADSF, encoded by the exons ATGGGTAGACCACCATGCTGTGATCAAAATGGGGTCAAAAAAGGTCCGTGGACTCCTGAAGAGGACATCATACTGGTGACTTACATTCAGGAACATGGACCTGGGAATTGGAGATCCATTCCTACCAAAACAG GGTTGCTCAGATGCAGCAAGAGTTGCAGGCTTAGGTGGACTAATTACCTAAGGCCAGGCATCAAAAGAGGCAACTTCACAGATCAGGAGGAGAAGATGATCATCCACCTTCAAGCTCTTCTGGGCAATAG ATGGGCTGCCATAGCGTCATACCTTCCTCAGAGAACAGacaatgacataaaaaattacTGGAACACCCATCTCAAGAAGAAGCTCAAGAAACTAGAACCAAGCGCTGATGAAGATCCAACTCCAATGTCTAGAGGTCAATGGGAAAAAAGGCTCCAAACGGACATTCAGTTGGCCAGACAAGCTCTATGTGATGCCTTGTCTCCCGAAAAGCCCTTTGCGTCATCCGATCTCTCTGAAGCCAAACACAAGCCTTTTCCTGGATCTTCTGTTTCATCAAAACCTATCCAAACACCGATGACTAATTACCCGTCGAGCACCGATAACATAGCTAAGTTGCTCAAGGGATGGACGAAAGATCCAGCAAAGCAGGCTCGGAGAATGTTGTCAGCAGATTTAAGCATGACCGATTCTACATCTTCGGGAGGAGGGACGTCGAGCAATGGGACTGAGGTATCCGATAACGCATTTGAGTCACTGATTAAATTGGAGCCGTTGGATTCTTCGACTTCTGGTTTCTCCAAATCCTTGTCACCCGAGATTGACCGTCTCCAAGATGAGAGTAAGCTGAGGTTTGGCGGCGACGACCAGGAGCAATTGTCATTGCTTTTTAATTGGCTGTTTGACGAAGCAGGGAAAGAGCAACTTTGTGATCTTCCAATGGCTGATAATGCAGATTCTTTCTGA